Genomic window (Nicotiana sylvestris chromosome 7, ASM39365v2, whole genome shotgun sequence):
CGTTATTCAATTTTACAGTAAGAATTCTCCTATGGGAGGGAAAGATCCTGTTAATGTTATTAAAAAGGCTATAGCTGAAACACTTGTGTTTTACTATCCATTTGCTGGCCGGCTCCGGGAAGGAACTGGCCGGAAACTTATGGTGGATTGTACCGGCGAAGGGAATATGTTTGTCGACGCGGACGCTGATGTTACACTTGAAGAATTTGGAGATGAACTTCACCCTCCATTTCCATGCTTAGACGAGCTTCTTTTTTATGTTCCTCACTCTGCTGGAGTTCTTAATTGCACTTTGCTTCTTATTCAGGTTAATTATTTCTCTTTTCTACCTAATGTTTGGTTATTTATTCTGGGATAATGTCACGATCTGGAATTCTCACCGTTAGAATCGTaatgacgcctaacatttcacttgtcaGGTAAACTAACGTTAgaacaatttattttctttaacggTTTAAATGATAATATTAAGAAAGAGCTAAAATAACTTAAATAATCTAAAACATAAATGCGGAAGCTAAACCAGCCAAACATCTATTACAAATCTCTGAACCTGGTGTCACAtgtgcacgagctactagaataatACATACAAAGGTCTAAAATAACGTAAAGTTGTCTGAAAAGAAGATAAATAGCTAAATAAAAACCGGAAGGGGACTTCAAGAGCTGCGGGCGCTGAGcagctgtacctcaagtctctgCAGGCCATCCAATCCAAGCTCTCTAGTAGCCACCGctgggaccgactccaaaatctgcagagagtagtatcagtacaaccggccCCATGTATTGTacgtgccgagcctaacctcgacgaagtagtgacaaggctaagaCGGGTCACCTACACTACAACCTGTACGCAGTATATATAATAATGACAGAATAATAGAAATACTGAACATAATTAAACAGTCAATTGAACCCACAGCCTCAAGAATAAACCAGCATCGTCCAGAATTTTTCAATATTTAACAGTTCAATTACAAATACCGTAAAAACCAACATAGCTCAAGAAATAGAAACATATAggttgttgcggcacgcaacccgatccctccAGACAATACATAATCCTCCGTTATTCCACCGTAATAGCACCAACCACAGAGATAATGTATATAAATATGTcacagcgcgcaacccgatcccactatatATCAATATTAGTATCAcagttcacccttatttcaccatatcaatccacccttcatccatctgttgcggcgtgcaacccgatcccacctcaTAAAGCATATTCACCCTTATTCAACCATATCAATCTACCCTTATtacacctgttgcggcgtgcagcccgatcctaccATATTAGTACCAAATACTCAGAACACAACCAAATCAATAGTTCAACTACAAAGCCTTTACGATCAATaaataccaaactgaaccaaAAGGGAACTTGCACAATAAAGGAATCTACATGAGTAATACTAAACAACGAGACCGGTCCAGCAATTGACAATTAGAAGGTGCAAGTAAGTCAATTTAAACAAATAGTAGGGAGTCATGAAACTATGGAATAACTAACATCATGAACAGGAGAAGATAttgaataacaagtagaaattaaGCATGGAAAGCATATAGATCATATAACAGTTAAGACATGAAAGGAAATAATTAATGAAAAGCGGTAAATCAGGGAAAAAAATAATTTGGCGGCGTATAAGCACTTGTCACCTCGCATATATGCCGCTCACATGAgaatcacatagcacatagtccgagggttcctaattgctcaagtcaaggttagacacaatACTTACCTCACTCTGCAGTCAATTCTAAGCTCTACCGGGGCCTTTCCCCGTGAATTcgcctccaaaccactcgtatctagctacaattaactcaataacatcaaatattgctaaaggaatcaactacaatgcataGATTTAGATTTCCCAAActttccccaaaagtcaaaaatcgaccccgggcccacttggtcaaaacccgatgttcggaccaaaatccatttacccattcaccccgagcccaattatataatttatttcgaaatccgatctcaattcgaggtctaaattccaattatacaaaaatcgctaattctacccaaacccccaatttccaccatgaggTTTAAATCTAATAAAATGTAATGgataattgaaagaaagtaggttAGAATAAATTACCAACAAATTGGGAAAGAAAATAACTTGAAAAAATCGTCTCTTTAGGCTTTTTagcttttgaaaatttgaaagaacgACAAAAATCCTGTACTGGTACTTTTTATCACTGGGCGtcagtgttcatcgcgttcgcgtgaacactgacgcgttcgcgaagagctgtGCCTTAAGGGCTTACGCGACCGCGAGAGGCTACACGCGTTCGTGAAGGTTTAGCCCCCCCTGACCTTCGCGTTCACGGGACAAGACCCGCGTTCACATAGTGTAACCTCAAGTTTCCCGGCCCAACCAATCTACTGCTACTCGTTCGCGTAGGTTCGACGCGTTCAAGAAGGGTAGTACCCCATCGCTCCGCGTTCGAGTCCTTTACCTCGTGTTCGCGTAGGGTAGTTTTTCCCCAGTCCCAATTCCCTTTCTTGATCGCGGTTGGAcatatgtgatcgcatagaagtCTATACCAAACACCAACTGAAGCAAAAtaccagattttctaagttcaaatcagcttgtagcctatctgaaactcacccgagccttcggggatccaaatcaaacatgcacacaagtcctaaaaaatcatacgaacttgctcgcgcgatcaaatcgccaaaataacacctaaaactacgaattgaacctcaaatccaataaaattttcaaaaaagctttaaaacttctattttcacaaatGGATtgccgaatcacgtcaaactaattttgtttctcaccaaatttcacaaataagTCATAAATATTATAATGAAACTGTACCGGactccgaaactaaaatacggtaTCAACAAGGCCAAACATCAGTTAATTCTTAAAATTATTAAACTTTATACtttcaattttcaacaaaaattcatatctcgattGGTGTAGTTTAATTGGCTCAAGGATTAAATAAACTGACGAGTCCTTTAAGTTaaaatattactccctccgttctaatttatgtgaacctgtttgactgggcacgaattttaaaaaaaatgaagatttctggaatttgtggtcctaaacaagccAACAAGGGGCCCAAagcatttgtgtggttataaaagcttctcattgaGGGTAGAATTATaaatttaagctaaattgttaccaaatttagaaaggggtaaTTCTTTTTAGAACGAACCAAAAatgaaataggttcacataaactggaaaaGACGGAGTACCTATTTAAAGTCATTACAAGCCTAAACTTTCCTTGAAACTACGGATAAAgggtgtttggtatgaaggaaaaatattttctactctctaatcaaacattaaaaaatattttacaaaaaatatttttcactcaccaatcaaacaaaggaaaataaatgataaaagtaCTCATTTTTCATAAAATATTTTCTAGAGAAACATTTTCCATGGAAAACATCTTCCTACCAAACACAACCAAACCTTCCTACATTTTCATGTAACTTACCTTTCAAAAACTTGAAtcatttaaagaaacaaattttTTAAAGGCCGAAATTGGTTGTTGAGTTGAAAACACTAACAGACATCTGCCAATAGTACACATAAAATAGCAAGTCTATTTCAAGTCAATACCTTCCTCGTTCAGCAGCCAGCTGGAAATTCACAACATAGATTCTAACAACCACATGTCAGCTACGGGGATTAAGATGGAACTCATAGAGATTAATAATGGCACGTTTGATCAagttttttttgccaaaagtattttttttttttttaccaaaagcacttttggccaaaaattaaggtgtttggtcaagcttttaaaagaaaaaaaaattatttttgaggagaagcagaaacagttttggagaagcaggaaaaagtagtttctctccaaaagcacttttttgagaagcacttttgagaaaaatacatttagaagcagttttttaaagtttggtcaaacactaattgctatTCAGAAGTggttttcaaactaattagccaaacacaaactgattatcaccaaaagtgcttttgtgaaaagcacttttgaaaaaaaccacttctcaaaataaactaatttttacagcttggccaaacgggttaTAAATTTTAGATCCAGCGACGGAGCCACCTTATAGCAAAGAATTGACACCCCTTCACGGGAACTATATAGGtaggtaatttttttttattttttatgtatatatgttatatGTTGAATTTCATTGCTTTTTTGGTAATATTTActttttatatattttgacaACCCTTAATAAAAATGGTAGCTTCTTAGATCCATCTCTGGTTAGCCAGCAACAACAATACACCCTGGTTAGTTGGTAGTACTTAattaaaatttacaaaaaataaaacataaaaatagAGTTTCTAAGCTCTAACGTCGCTTCTTCTCCCCCACTTACTATTTTCATCATTACAGGTACATACCACTGTTACCACCTCTATATATATAGCTTTTATGTTTCATAGTTGGAATTCATCTACAAACAAATATTTCTTCTTCATATCCCAATTAATCACTAATATTAAACTCATATTCTTGATTATATATCATCTTCAATGGATTCAAAGCAATCATCAGAATTAGTGTTCACAGTAAGGAGACAAAAGCCAGAGCTAATAGCTCCAGAAAAACCAACTCCACGTGAAACTAAGTTTCTTTCGGATATTGATGATCAAGAAGGTATGCGATTCCAAATTCCCGTTATTCAATTTTACAGTAAGAATTCTTCTATGGAAGGGAAAGATCCTGTTAATGTTATTAAAAAGGCTATCGCTGAAACACTTGTGTTTTACTATCCATTTGCTGGCCGGCTCCGGGAAGGAACTGGCCGGAAACTTATGGTGGATTGTACCGGCGAAGGGATTATGTTTGTCGAAGCGGACGCTGATGTTACACTTGAAGAATTTGGAGATGAACTTCAGCCTCCATTTCCATGCTTAGACGAGCTTCTTTTTGATGTTCCTCACTCTGCTGGAGTTCTTAATTGCCCTTTGCTTCTTATTCAGGTTGATTATCTCTCTTTTCTAACTTATTAGTATTAGTACCCATGCAATGCGCGGATGTAAACTATATCAAATAATGATTtagattatttgaattatgtgcaaataactttaaaaattaaatcttttatataaaattataaaaaattattagaTATTAACTAAAAAAAAAGGACATGAAACTATATTTTTCAAATCTCCTAATGGATAAACTGTTTTCTTTTTCTACATATGCAATAACCTAACCCCTTGACTGTGGCACTTGtattttattttagagaaaataaaatatacataattacttcTTATAAAATACAATTATTTCTTATAGTTACTATTGAGTTGTGTATTCGTTGTATTCGCCAGTGCCGAGGCCAGAAAATTAttcaagggtgttcaaacttgaacaCGAAAAAATAAATGTGGAGATGCGGGTTCAATCCTGCATCCTTGAAGCAATTTTGACCACCCTTTGCCACTGGGCAATGACTCTTCATTGTTACAAGGGTGTTCAATATGTATTACATATATATAAAtcctaatattttacctatatacacGGTATTATTTTTCGACgaagggtggtcagttgaccacccttgCTACCATGTAGCTTCGCCCCTGGTATTCGCGcggctgtattcatgaatacagctgTAAAAAGCGCCTAAAATCATGGCAGTCCAGTTGTatgcgcatgtattcacatgtattcgtgccatgtattcatgaataaagtaacgacaatcaccttaaaaataggtatgtccagctgtctaagataaaagaaaaatataaatagcATATTTCATACCTTATTTCATGCATCAATGATAGGATATACCATAAATACTTATattgctataaaatataaaaggtagctatagaaaaatattttaaaataattttggtttATAATAAATGGGATGTATACCTTTGCAATAGGAGGTAAAATTTCCCTTTATTTTACGGTCAATATTAAAGAATACTGAACATGTAATACCTTTAAATTACATTTGATCAAATCTTATTTGTCTTAATTTTTATTAGATTTTGTCtctaaatatttttgaattttatcctAAAGTACCAAATGACTTTTCTCAGTACACTACTTAGCTTAATATTAAGCTTGTCTCCCCTCTTATTTTATGATTTTATCATAAAACTACTGATTATCTTTTTTTGGGTGAAAGAAAAGTTTTATTGATCTCCACCTGACAAAGATATTTACAAGTTTATAACTACACTATAAACTATAAGCTATTCTACTTTAGCTTACCTCTAATTGTATTTTCCTTCTATGCATCCCTAGAAGGTAGGTCTGCTCTATAGAATACAATTTGTACAAAAGATTTATCCATTCTTTATCTTTCTTGTTCTTCCTATTGTCTACTATCAACTGCATTCTATGTTTACTATCCTCTTTAATACTCTTCCATATCTTTGCTGGAATTGGCACTGCTTGATTTCATAGAGCTTCATTTCTTGCTTTCCATATTCCATACATGATTGCTGCAATGATTGAAGTCACAAATCCTCTACAGATTCTTCCTTTTATACATCTTCCTATCTTCTCCATATGTTTTGCTGATCTGGTTGGCTGACCTTTATTCCCAGCCAGCTGTCAAGTTCCTCAATACTTCTTCTTGAAAATTGGCACTTAAAGTATAAATGCTGAATTGTTTCATCATGCATACCACATAGAGGACATGTCTTCTACTAGCTTACTCCTATCATGTGCAGTCGATCTCTTGTAAGCAGTCTTTGTctcataatcagccagcttataAAAGCAATGTTTTGGTACATTTAGTTTGTTCCAGATCCATCTAGCATATGGCCATTTAGGTGCTTCACCTCTTCTCCATTTATATCCATTTTTAACTATATATGTATTGTTTATTCTTTCTCTTCCATCCTTGTTGCTCAAAACCAGTTTCAAAGCTAGTTTTAATGTCATAAATCTTCTTCCAGTACCATGCACAATCCTGTGGTGGTTCATATTGCTATCAGTCTTTCCCCTTTATATAAATGCGATTCACCCATCTGACCCATAAAGTGTCGCTTTTTTGTTTAATATTCTATACATACTTTGCTACCGCTACTTCATTCCATGTCACACATTCTTGTACCCCTAATCCCCCCTTTTTTTGGTCTGCAAATTGTATCTCATGCTACTAAAGGAGGTTTGTTAGTAATCACTTTTCCATCCCATAAGTAATTCTTGCACATGACTACTGATTTTCTTAATAATTATTACTTTTGCATTATGTGCCATAAgcaatttttttctttatttatattcAAATATTTTTATCCTTAAATTATCACTAGCTATCAcgtttaaaactaaattataatttaaattttttcaaaatataaatagatatgttaATTTACTATAAAACTACTGATATCCTCTATTCAGTTAGTACTACTAAGTGAAAAGGTCCTTCCATGATTTCTAATTCCTAAACATATAGAAAATAAAACTCAACTCGAAATTATCCATAAAATTACCTATCTTAGATTAGATGGTGACCTCCATTTATATAATTTAGCTCAAATTCATTTGTGTAGTTTTGATCTTTGTGTAATTTGAAAACAGTATAAATATAAAACGTAGTTTGGGATAACTTTACACTATTCAAATATTttagttttttcttcaaaaacatgAATCGATGCTAAGAGGTTTGGGTATGCATGTAAAATTCAATTAATTTGATTATACTAACGCAATGTTATTAAAATGATTTTATAAGTACTTAATTTTAATTGGATAAAAATCCAATTAAAAAATGTACATGCAAACAGATTCCACAATATAAGCTCCTTTCTTTTTATGATCCAAACTTACCATTTGAAAATTTCATTGATTAGATTTAGATTATCAATTCGAAATCTTTATATAGATTCTCATTAATTTTTTCCTAAATTTTTATCCTAAAATGCCAAGTGGCTTTTTCTCAGtatgtcacttggcttaaccacaatgccaATTATGTATGGTAACTTTATTTCTttaatatagatatatagatattTGGTTACTTATTCTAGGATAAGTTATCCTAGGATTAAAAAGAATATTAGGATAACTTATACCTACTAGAGGTGGAATAATAATTTCAAGATAAAACAATAAAATTGACAATCCCAAAATTAATACAACATATAAAAGTCGATAAGAAATAATACCTGGATATCTACATTCCAGCATAACTAATTCCAATATAACTTGTCTTCAAATCAAATGACCCCTCAATGTATTATTTTTTACACTATGAAATTGAGTCGACCTATAATAATAAGTTAGCCTTTATACTCCCtctggtccacaataagtgatcaatttgcttATTTATTTTGGTCTAAAATAAGtttccatttatataatcaagaaaaaattcaatttgtttttctaatattacccttatgtacgtatccctaaaaagttaTTTATTCCTCACATGTGAGAAGAGAAGTAAGTGTTATTATAACTATGCTGCAACATTTAATTAAAGATAGTTTAGTCATACTAAttatttttgtctagaatttaatattttcttaatgagTGTGCCCAAAACAAATTGGTCACTTGTTGTGGACCGGAGGAAGTATATAGCAAACTCTATATGGCAACCtggaaaatagagaaatagtATGTTATATATCCTGTTAATTAAACTAATATTGCTGCAAAAATCATTTACAACGTCAGTATATTAGAATTAAATCCTTCAAATGCATACAGTACATTCTTATACCATTCAAGCATTCATGGATAGCGAGAAAAAAGTTGAGCATCGTTTTGGGCTGGTAGATAGGGGCGGAGCCAGCCTTCCAGCAACGAATTCGGTAGAACCAAATATCTTTGGACCAAactatttttgttgaaaaaatCATTAAATATGTATAAGTAATATATCCAAAACCCAGTAAGTAAAGAAATTTTGGTGCAGAACGCATAAACTAAAAATCTAGTTCTGCATACTGATATATCAATTATATGCAGGTAACTCGTCTAATATGTGGTGGTTTTATCTTCTCGCTGAGATTAAACCACACAATGAGTGATGCACCCGGTCTTGTCCAATTCATGACTGCAGTGGGTGAAATGGCACGCGGTGCATCTGCTCCATCTGTACTTCCAGTCTGGTGTCGAGAATTGCTAAATGCAAGAAATCCGCCCCAAGTGACATGTACACATCACGAATACGATGAAGTACCCGATACAAAGGATACCATTATCCCCTTAGACGACATGGTTCACAAATCTTTCTTTTTTGGCCCTTCTGAAGTCTCAGCACTTCGTCGATTTGTCCCTTATCACTTGCGTAAGTGTTCCACTTTTGAACTTCTCACAGCAGTCCTTTGGCGTTGTCGAACAATGTCCCTAAAACCTGATCCAGAAGAGGAAGTCCGCATTCTTTGTATTGTCAATGCACGTTCGAACGCGAGGTTCAATCCACCCTTGCCTACTGGCTACTACGGCAACGCCTTTGTATTCCCCGTAGCAGTGACAACTGCGGCTAAACTGAGCAAAAATCCACTAGCATATGCACTCGAGTTAGTGAAGAAAACAAAGACGGATGTGACTGAAGAATATATGAAATCAGTGGCAGATTTAATGGTGTTAAAAGGTAGACCTCATTTTACAGTGGTGAGGACTTATCTTGTATCAGATGTGACTAGAGCTGGATTTAGAGAAGTGGATTTTGGATGGGGAAAAGCAGTATATGGTGGACCAGCTAAAGGAGGAGTGGGTGCAATTCCTGGTGTGGCTAGTTTTTATATACCATTTAAAAACAAGAAAGGTGAGAATGGAATTGTGGTTCCAATTTGTTTGCCTGGTTTTGCAATGGAAACATTCATTAAAGAACTTGATGGTATGTTGAAAGGTGATGCTCCATTAGTCAACTCAAACTATGCCATTATCAAACCTGCCCTTTGAGATATTAATTACTCCTATGAATTAATTATCTCGAATACTTCATCTGTTTTTGTGTGTGTataatttcaaattaaatgttgTAAGTTTTCTCTTTTATCACATGTAATTTTAAATATCGTATGTGTCCATTACTTCAACCAGCTGCATCTAAAGGGTCGTAGACAATGTCTTTCTATTGCGGCCAAATGCACATACaagtatacaacaacaacaacgacccagtgacatctcactagtggggtctggggaggatagtgtgtacgcagaccttacccctaccccgaaggagtagagaggttgtttctgaaagaccctcggctcaagaaaacaaaaagataaaAGGAGACAATATCAGTAACACCTCAGAAATCATaagaaaaataggaacaacatgaaatccagAAGAAAGATGTAAAGCAAAAGCGAAATAGTAACCCTATCAAACTAGTCTCACAAAGTTATGAAGTagggcaagactcaactacctcctaacctacaaccctaatactcggcCGCCACATTTTCCTATCAAGTGCCAtatcctcggaaatctgaagc
Coding sequences:
- the LOC104248831 gene encoding benzyl alcohol O-benzoyltransferase-like, whose amino-acid sequence is MDSKQSSELVFTVWRQKPELIAPEKPTPRETKFLSDIDDQEGMRFQIPVIQFYSKNSPMGGKDPVNVIKKAIAETLVFYYPFAGRLREGTGRKLMVDCTGEGNMFVDADADVTLEEFGDELHPPFPCLDELLFYVPHSAGVLNCTLLLIQVNYFSFLPNVWLFILG
- the LOC104248830 gene encoding benzyl alcohol O-benzoyltransferase-like isoform X2, which translates into the protein MDSKQSSELVFTVRRQKPELIAPEKPTPRETKFLSDIDDQEGTGRKLMVDCTGEGIMFVEADADVTLEEFGDELQPPFPCLDELLFDVPHSAGVLNCPLLLIQVTRLICGGFIFSLRLNHTMSDAPGLVQFMTAVGEMARGASAPSVLPVWCRELLNARNPPQVTCTHHEYDEVPDTKDTIIPLDDMVHKSFFFGPSEVSALRRFVPYHLRKCSTFELLTAVLWRCRTMSLKPDPEEEVRILCIVNARSNARFNPPLPTGYYGNAFVFPVAVTTAAKLSKNPLAYALELVKKTKTDVTEEYMKSVADLMVLKGRPHFTVVRTYLVSDVTRAGFREVDFGWGKAVYGGPAKGGVGAIPGVASFYIPFKNKKGENGIVVPICLPGFAMETFIKELDGMLKGDAPLVNSNYAIIKPAL
- the LOC104248830 gene encoding benzyl alcohol O-benzoyltransferase-like isoform X1, with amino-acid sequence MDSKQSSELVFTVRRQKPELIAPEKPTPRETKFLSDIDDQEGMRFQIPVIQFYSKNSSMEGKDPVNVIKKAIAETLVFYYPFAGRLREGTGRKLMVDCTGEGIMFVEADADVTLEEFGDELQPPFPCLDELLFDVPHSAGVLNCPLLLIQVTRLICGGFIFSLRLNHTMSDAPGLVQFMTAVGEMARGASAPSVLPVWCRELLNARNPPQVTCTHHEYDEVPDTKDTIIPLDDMVHKSFFFGPSEVSALRRFVPYHLRKCSTFELLTAVLWRCRTMSLKPDPEEEVRILCIVNARSNARFNPPLPTGYYGNAFVFPVAVTTAAKLSKNPLAYALELVKKTKTDVTEEYMKSVADLMVLKGRPHFTVVRTYLVSDVTRAGFREVDFGWGKAVYGGPAKGGVGAIPGVASFYIPFKNKKGENGIVVPICLPGFAMETFIKELDGMLKGDAPLVNSNYAIIKPAL